The Saccharopolyspora gloriosae genome has a segment encoding these proteins:
- a CDS encoding GntR family transcriptional regulator, which produces MGTSGRIDTPGVVTAGGRPSSVRRAIDQIRRMLRSQELLPGQSLRQEALAERLGVSRVPVREALKALEGEGVLHHRPNVGYTVARLSADELRQAYLMRAALETVVLREVPRLTSEQLAELTAINERIAEAAATPDVAVMLELNHEFHFAVFRHSGLNLVVAEIERVWQRTEVYRTVYLYDEASRRRIVREHRRLITALRRGDTDRAVELMNAHRDATRDHLAPSLSPTPTPPT; this is translated from the coding sequence ATGGGGACATCGGGACGCATCGACACTCCGGGGGTCGTCACGGCGGGCGGCAGGCCCAGTTCGGTACGCCGTGCCATCGACCAGATCCGGCGGATGCTGCGCAGCCAGGAACTGCTCCCCGGGCAATCGCTGCGGCAGGAGGCCTTGGCCGAACGGCTCGGCGTGAGCCGGGTTCCGGTGCGGGAGGCGCTGAAAGCGCTGGAGGGCGAAGGCGTTCTGCACCACCGGCCGAACGTCGGGTACACGGTGGCCCGGTTGTCCGCGGACGAACTGCGACAGGCGTACCTGATGCGGGCCGCGCTGGAAACGGTGGTGCTGCGGGAGGTTCCGCGACTCACCTCCGAGCAGCTCGCCGAGCTCACCGCCATCAACGAGCGGATCGCGGAGGCGGCCGCGACACCGGACGTGGCGGTGATGCTGGAGCTCAATCACGAGTTCCACTTCGCGGTGTTCCGCCATTCCGGACTGAACCTGGTGGTGGCCGAGATCGAGCGGGTGTGGCAGCGCACCGAGGTGTACCGGACGGTGTACCTCTACGACGAGGCGTCCCGGCGGCGCATCGTCCGCGAACACCGCAGGCTGATCACCGCCCTGCGCCGCGGCGACACCGACCGCGCCGTGGAGCTCATGAACGCTCACCGCGACGCCACCCGCGATCACCTCGCCCCCTCCCTCTCGCCCACTCCCACTCCACCCACCTGA
- the fdxA gene encoding ferredoxin, with product MTYVISEPCVDVLDRSCIDECPVDCIYEGGRMLYIHPDECIDCGACEPVCPVEAIYYEDDVPEEYQAYTQANAEFFIELGSPGGAAGVGKIDRDVPPITNLPKMAD from the coding sequence GTGACCTATGTGATCAGCGAACCGTGCGTGGACGTGCTCGACCGGTCCTGCATCGACGAGTGCCCGGTCGACTGCATCTACGAGGGCGGCCGGATGCTCTACATCCATCCAGACGAGTGCATCGACTGCGGTGCCTGCGAACCGGTGTGCCCGGTGGAGGCGATCTACTACGAGGACGACGTCCCCGAGGAATACCAGGCCTACACCCAGGCGAACGCCGAGTTCTTCATCGAACTCGGCTCCCCCGGCGGTGCCGCCGGGGTGGGCAAGATCGACCGCGACGTTCCGCCCATCACGAACCTGCCGAAGATGGCCGACTGA
- a CDS encoding NAD(P)/FAD-dependent oxidoreductase, whose product MATEEVDAVVIGLGPGGEDVAGRLATAGLDVVGVEARLVGGECPYYACIPTKMMVRAADALGEARRVPELAGSATVRPDFTPVADRIRDEATTDWDDTAAVERFEGTGGRFVRGRGRITAPGEVTVTTDAGPRTFHARKAIVLNPGTEPKVPPIDGLAGTPYWTNREAVAARTAPESLLVLGAGPVGLEFTQIFARFGSAVTVVETGDRILGPAEPEASEVLDRVLRADGVNVRAGAGVRRVTHADGRFRVEFERGEPVEVERLLVATGRRTDLAALGVGAVGLDESARTIPVDERLRAADGVWAVGDVTGHGAFTHTSVYQAPIAAADILGRDSAAADYRAVPSVTFTDPEVGMVGLTEQAATARGLRVRTGVAEIRSAVRGWIHKSGNDGLIKVVADADRGVLVGATAVAPGGGEVLGALAVAVHAEVPISVLRRMIYAYPTFHRAISSAVDEIDV is encoded by the coding sequence ATGGCAACCGAAGAGGTCGATGCGGTCGTGATCGGTCTGGGACCGGGCGGCGAGGACGTCGCCGGGCGGCTCGCCACGGCCGGGCTGGACGTGGTGGGCGTGGAGGCTCGGCTGGTCGGCGGCGAATGCCCCTACTACGCCTGCATTCCGACGAAGATGATGGTGCGTGCCGCGGACGCGCTCGGCGAGGCCCGGCGGGTGCCGGAACTGGCCGGTTCCGCCACGGTGCGGCCCGATTTCACCCCGGTCGCCGATCGGATTCGCGACGAGGCCACGACCGATTGGGACGACACCGCCGCCGTGGAGCGGTTCGAGGGCACCGGCGGGCGGTTCGTCCGGGGTCGCGGTCGCATCACCGCTCCCGGCGAGGTCACGGTCACCACGGACGCCGGGCCGCGAACGTTCCACGCGCGCAAGGCGATCGTGCTCAATCCCGGCACGGAACCCAAGGTGCCGCCGATCGACGGGCTTGCGGGCACCCCGTACTGGACCAACCGGGAGGCGGTGGCCGCGCGGACGGCGCCGGAGTCGCTGCTGGTGCTCGGCGCGGGGCCGGTGGGGCTGGAGTTCACCCAGATCTTCGCCCGTTTCGGCAGCGCGGTCACGGTCGTCGAGACCGGCGACCGCATCCTCGGTCCGGCCGAACCGGAGGCCTCCGAGGTGTTGGATCGGGTGCTGCGAGCCGATGGCGTGAACGTGCGCGCCGGTGCGGGCGTGCGGCGGGTAACGCACGCCGACGGCCGGTTCCGCGTCGAGTTCGAACGAGGTGAGCCGGTCGAGGTGGAGCGCCTGCTGGTGGCCACCGGCAGGCGGACCGACCTCGCCGCGCTCGGAGTGGGCGCCGTCGGGCTCGACGAGAGCGCGCGCACGATCCCGGTGGACGAACGGTTGCGGGCCGCGGACGGGGTGTGGGCGGTAGGCGACGTCACCGGGCACGGCGCGTTCACCCACACCTCGGTGTACCAGGCGCCCATCGCGGCCGCCGACATCCTCGGCCGGGACAGCGCTGCGGCCGACTACCGCGCGGTTCCGTCGGTCACCTTCACCGACCCCGAGGTCGGCATGGTGGGGCTCACCGAGCAGGCCGCCACCGCGCGCGGCCTGCGAGTGCGCACCGGCGTCGCCGAGATTCGGTCCGCGGTGCGCGGCTGGATCCACAAGTCCGGCAACGACGGGCTGATCAAGGTGGTGGCCGATGCCGATCGCGGCGTGCTCGTCGGCGCGACCGCCGTCGCCCCCGGCGGCGGGGAGGTCCTGGGCGCGCTGGCGGTGGCGGTGCACGCCGAGGTACCGATCTCCGTGCTGCGGCGGATGATCTACGCCTACCCGACGTTCCACCGCGCCATCAGCTCGGCGGTGGACGAGATCGACGTCTAG
- a CDS encoding CBS domain-containing protein, producing the protein MMAREIMHAGARCVGEDENVQVAARMMRDLGVGSLPICGRDDRLRGMITDRDIVLHCCAENRDPMEVTAGELAAGTPHWVSADADTAEVLAMMETHQIRRIPVIDRHRLVGIISEADLARNITDDQLAHFVESVYALR; encoded by the coding sequence ATGATGGCGCGCGAAATCATGCACGCGGGAGCCCGCTGCGTAGGTGAGGACGAAAATGTGCAGGTCGCCGCGCGGATGATGCGCGATCTGGGAGTGGGATCGCTGCCCATCTGCGGCCGCGACGACCGCCTGCGCGGCATGATCACCGACCGGGACATCGTGCTGCACTGCTGCGCGGAGAACAGGGACCCGATGGAGGTGACCGCGGGCGAGCTCGCGGCGGGCACCCCGCACTGGGTCTCCGCCGACGCCGACACGGCAGAAGTGCTCGCGATGATGGAGACCCACCAGATCCGGCGGATCCCCGTGATCGACCGGCACCGGCTCGTCGGCATCATCAGCGAAGCCGACCTGGCCCGGAACATCACCGACGATCAGCTCGCCCACTTCGTCGAAAGCGTCTACGCGCTGCGCTGA
- a CDS encoding response regulator transcription factor, producing the protein MAIRVFVVDDHEVIRRGVAALVRSDSELELIGEAASAAEALALVPRHQPDVAVLDVRLPDGNGVELCRELRSQHPELRCLMLTSFDDHEALLDAILAGAAGFVLKGVVSEELLNALRTIGSGGSLLSPKKTEAMLSWLRREQERADPLRELTAREREVLELIGEGLTNREISKRMYLAEKTIKNYVSQMLAKLAMRHRSEAAVLATELRLDRGARSKE; encoded by the coding sequence ATGGCGATACGTGTGTTCGTGGTGGACGACCACGAGGTGATCCGGCGGGGCGTGGCGGCCCTGGTGAGATCCGACTCCGAACTGGAACTGATCGGTGAGGCGGCATCGGCGGCCGAAGCGCTGGCGCTGGTGCCGCGGCACCAGCCGGACGTGGCCGTGCTCGATGTGCGGCTGCCCGACGGCAACGGTGTCGAGCTGTGCCGGGAACTGCGCTCGCAGCACCCGGAGCTGCGGTGCCTGATGCTGACCTCGTTCGACGACCACGAGGCGCTGCTGGACGCGATCCTGGCCGGTGCCGCGGGTTTTGTGCTCAAGGGCGTGGTCAGCGAGGAGCTGCTCAACGCGCTGCGCACGATCGGTTCCGGTGGTTCGCTGCTGAGCCCGAAGAAGACCGAGGCGATGCTGTCCTGGTTGCGCCGCGAGCAGGAGCGCGCCGATCCGTTGCGGGAGCTGACCGCGCGGGAACGAGAAGTCCTGGAGCTCATCGGCGAGGGCTTGACGAACCGCGAGATCTCCAAGCGGATGTACCTCGCGGAGAAGACCATCAAGAACTACGTGTCGCAGATGTTGGCGAAGCTGGCGATGCGCCACCGCAGTGAGGCCGCGGTGCTGGCGACCGAGCTGCGGCTCGACCGCGGCGCGCGAAGCAAGGAGTGA